From Thermococcus barophilus MP:
TTGGTAAACCATTTGTTAAGCTTTCAAACCTGCCAGGGGAGTGTGCATTAACCTTCGCAACAGCTTTTTTGAACACGAGAGCCGCCAATGCCATGCTTGTGGATTTTTATAGGGAGGGCAAAATTGGGAGGAGAGAGCTCTACATTGCCTCGCTCATGAACGCTTTCCCTGCAATGGTCAGGCATTGGAACTCGCTAATTCCTGTACTTTTGGCTACGCTCGGAAAGCTCGGCTTGCTCTACTTTGGAATTTTGGTTTTCATAGGATTAATCCAGACAACGGTTTTTGCAGTGGCTGGGAAGATTTTGATTAAAAATCCAAGAGAAATAAGCAATCCTCAAAAGCAGATGAGGAAGAAAAAGCCTTTTAAGGAGGTCTTAAGAAATGCTTTGACAAAAACAAAGAAAACTTCACTCCCAATTCTAAAGACTATGGTTATAGTGGCCTACATAACGGCTCTGCTCATAGCGGTTGGGTTTTTCAATCATCTAAGTGACCTCGTGAGGAGCTTTGCACAATCCCTGCCCTTTTCGCCCGAAGAATTAAGCGTCGCATTGAGTGCAATGGCTGGCAGCATAGCAGCCTATACTCTCGGTGCAAACCTGTTAAAAGCTGGTTTAATAAGCGAAAAAGCTCTAATAAGGGCTCTTCTTCTCGGTTCGATTTTTGCAAACATAACCTTCCTGAGAGTGCTGATTCCATATTATGTCGGGCTCTATGGCCCAAAAGACGGGACAAAGCTCATGCTCATCTCAATGACAACGAGGAGCGTGATTATATTGTGCATTATCGCCGTTATGGGGGTGGTGTTGTGATATGTTTGATCATAGGTTATGGGGCAAGGGCTTTGCCTTTGCTTCAGGAAATCCTCAGAGAAGAAGGAATAAAGGGAATTGTGCTCACTGACCAGAACTGTGAGAGGGAGCTGGATAAGGTAGAAACGGCTGGGGTAATATTCGTCTATGCTCATGAACTTCCCGAAATAGTGAAGGAAAAAATTAGAGATAGCAAAGCTAAAGTTATTGCCTGTGCTGGGCTTGAAAGCCTGACCAATGTTCCAGAAGAAGTCGTAATCAAAGCTAAGACGTATTATGTCCTTGGAGGCGAGAAGAACCTCAGGAACCTCATTAGATTTTTAGCAGGCTTAACTGGGAAGGCTATTGAATATGAAGAACCGGAAGAAGTCCCCATGCACGGCATTTATCACCCAGATTTTGGAGTTTTTGAGAGCTTGGACAAATATTTGGAGGTCTATAAGAAAAGGCCGCTTGTTGGAGTTCTCTTCTGGAGGAGTGCTTGGCTTTATAAGGAATTTAAACCAATTGGAGAGCTCATCAAAGCTCTTGAAGAAGAAGGCTTCGGTGTAATTCCGGTGTTTACCTACGGAAAAGACTCGACGACAGGACTTGGGAGGGAGAAGAGCGAGGCCGTTGAGGAGTTCTTCATGAGGGACGGAAAGCCGATTATAGAAGCTTTGGTCAGCTTAATTTCCTTCGGCACGGTTGATTTAAAGAATCTTCAAAAGCTCAACGTTCCGGTCTTTGCTCCGGTAAGGTCTTACTACCAGTCCCTTGAAGAGTGGGAGAAGAGCGAACAAGGCGTTGACTATATGACTCAGGTTTATGGGGTGATAATCCCCGAGGTTGCGGGAGCAATTGAGCCAATTTTCATAGCTGGGACCAGAAACATTGAAGGCTACAAGGTTGGAGAGCCTTACGAAGAGCACATGAAATATTTAGCCAAAAGGGTGAAAAAGTGGGTCGAGCTCAGGAAGAAGCCAAAAAGCGAAGTTAAAATTGCTATAGTCCTAATAAATCCTCCATGTAAGGGGCTTGAGGCGAACATCGGTGTTGGACTTGGCTTGGATGTTCCCGAGAGCATCGTCAGACTTCTGCACAGGCTTAAGGAGGAAGGCTACTACGTTGGCGAAGATTTACCAAAGAGTGGGAAAGAACTGATAAAGTTGATTCTGGAGAAAAAAGCGATAAGCGAGTTCAGATGGACAAGCGTTGAGGATATAGTCAAAAGCGGCGGAGCAGTTGACTTTGTAGGCTTGGAGGAGTATCTGGAGTGGTTCAACGAGCTTCCGGATGATTTAAGGGAGAGAATCATCAAGGACTGGGGAAAGCCAGAGGATGTCTTAGCCGGGAAAGTGGACAAAGCATTGGTTGGGATGGTGTATGACGGGAAGTTTGTAGTTCCGGGAATAAGGTTCGGAAACGTCTTCATAACCCCTCAGCCAAAGTTCGGCTGTGCTGGAGCGAGGTGCGACGGAAAAGTTTGCAGAATTCTGCATGATCCAAAGATAGTCCCACCGCACCAGTGGTGGGCTGTTTACAGATGGATAACGAGGAAATTCAAGGCTGATGTAATGATACACTTCGGAACTCACGGCTACCTCGAGTTTAGGCCGGGAAAAGGCGTTGGGCTTTCTCCTTCATGCGTTCCCGAGGCAAGCTTAGATGAGGTTCCTCACCTGTATGTTTATGTAGTTTCAAATCCAATGGAGGGTGTTATTGCCAAGAGGAGAGGCTACGCAACGCTTATAGACCACATGTATCCTCCAATGGGGATGGCAGAAGTTTTGGATGATTTGGATTCCCTCCTAACCCAGTATGCAAAGGCAAAGAGCTTGGGAGATGAGGCAAGGAGAAAGAAAATTTATGAGCAGATTTTAGAAAAAGCTAAGGAAAACAAGCTGAGAATAGCAAATCCAGAAGATGAAGAGCAGGCTATAGAGGAAATACACCGCTACGTTGAGCTAATGAGAGGTTCCCAAATAAACCTCGGTCTTCACATCTTTGGACATCCACCAAAAGAGCCCGAGAGATTGGCAGAATACATTGCCACAGCAATGGCCTATGATTCCTACGCTTCCCCTTCGATTAGAAGGGTTATAGCTGAAGCAGTAGGCATAGACTACGATGAGATAAGAAAGAACCCCCTGGGAACTACAAACAGCTTTACGAACAGAGAACTGCTTGAGATTTTCCACAAGATAGCCGTCAAGAGCTTAGAGTGTCTGCTTAAGGGAGAAAGCTTTGGAGTTATTGAGGAAGAGATTGAAAAGTTTGGATTCAAACTCAAGAATAAAGAAAAGCTTGAAGAAACGTTTAGAAAAGCCCTCGAAGTTGCAGAAAAAATAATTGAATGTGAAAAAGAATACGAGGGATTTTTGAAGGGGCTGAGCGGAGAGCATGTCGAACCTGGCCCATCGGGAGCGATAACGAGAGGAAAGTTTGAGATTTTGCCGACGGGGAGGAATTTTTACGCCGTTGACCCGAGAACTCTGCCAACTAAAGCAGCATGGCAGATAGGGGTTGAAACTGCCCAAAAACTTTTGAAAGCTTACAAAGAAAAGCACGGGAGATATCCAGAGAGTGTTGGGCAGGTTCTCTGGAGCATAGACGGTTATAAGGCGGATGGGGAGCAGATAGCTCAAATCCTCTATTTGATTGGAGTTAGACCAGTTTGGAAAGGAGATGTAGTTGCTGGGCTCGAAGTAATTCCCTTAGAGGAGCTCGGAAGACCAAGGATTGATGTTCTGGTCAGAATAAGTGGAATCGTGAGAGATACTCTGCCAAACTACATCTACCTAATTGATGAAGCCATAGAAAAAGTTGTCATGCTGGACGAGCCTTTGGAGATGAACTACATCAAAAAGCACTACATTGAGCACATTAAAAAGCTCATTGAACTCGGCAAGAGCTTTGAGGAAGCGCAGAGGTTCGCGAGGTTTAGAGTTTTCTCAGCTCCACCCGGTGCCTACGGGGCTGGGGTGAATTTAGCGGTTGAATCATCGGGCTGGAAAAGCGAAGAGGATTTAGCAAAAGTTTGGGTTCAGTGGAGCGGCTACGCCTACGGAAAAGATGCCTTTGGCGTTGAAGCTCATGAGTCATTGGTTTTGAACTTGAAAGAGGTGGATGTAATCAACAGGAACCACATAAGCGACGAGCATGACCCAACGAACTGTTGCTGTTACTTCGCTTATCATGGGGGCTTTAAGACGGCTGTTGATGCCTTAACAGGCAAGAACATTGAAGTGGTTCAGACGGACACAAGGGACATAAGCGATGCCAAAATAGTTGACATGAAAGTTGAGCTTGAGCGAGTTGTGAGGGCAAAGCTTCTCAATGAGAGGTGGATTGAGGAAATGAAGAAGCATGGCTACAGAGGGGCGAGCGAGTTCTCAAAGAAGATTCTTCACTTGTACGGCTGGGAGGCAACAACAAAATTGGTTGAGGACTGGGTTTTTGATGAGATAGCACAAAAGTACGTTTTGAATGAAGAAATGAGGAGATGGTTCGAGGAGCACAACCCCTACGCTATTGAGGAGATTGCAAGGCGTTTGATTGAAGCTTATGAGCGCGGCCTATGGAAGACGAGCGATGAATTAATTGAAAAGCTTATGGAGGTTTATTCCGAGATTGAGGGAATTTTGGAGGAGAGCCTTGGTGAAGGGGAAGTTCAAGGTGGAACTATTGAAATCTACACAGCTGAGGATGATGAGCATTGGAATGAAAAGATTGAGGAGGTGGATAAAATATGGAGCCTCGTGAAAAACGCTTAGTCTTTCCATTCTCTGCAATAGTCGGGCAGGAAAAGGCTAAATTAGCTTTACTTTGTGTAGCCGTTAATCCGCTGATTGGTGGTGTCTTGCTTAAAGGAGATAAGGGGACGGGGAAATCAACCTTAGTTAGGGCTTTGGCCAACGTTTTGCCAGAAATTGAGGTCGTTGATGGCTGTCCTTTCAACTGCAATCCGAGGAATCCTTTGGAGATGTGCGACAGCTGTTATGAGAGGTATGAGCGGGGAGAAGAGTTACCGGTAGCAAAGAGGAAGATGCGCGTTGTTGACCTACCCCTAAGCGTTACAATAGACAGGCTCGTTGGGACCGTGGATGTCGAGAGGTTTTTAAAAGAGGGCAAAAAAGCTCTGCAGCCCGGAATACTCGCGGAGGCGAACAGGAACGTGCTCTACATTGATGAAGTCAATCTGCTTGATGATTACATAGCCGACTCACTCTTGGATGCCGCGGCAATGGGGTGGAACACGATAGAGAGGGAAGGAATCTCTTTCAGGCATCCTGCTCGCTTTATCCTGATTGGAAGCATGAACCCTGAGGAAGGCGAGCTCAGGCCTCAAATCCTCGACAGGTTCGGTTTATGCGTTGAGGTAAGCGCTCCAATGAACCCGGAGGAGAGAATAGAGATAGTTAAGAGAGTTGAAGAGTTTCATGAAGACCCGATAAGCTTCTATAAGAAGTTTGAGAGCGAAGAGAATAAGCTCACGGAGAGAGTCGTCAAGGCAAGGGAGATTCTGCCGAAGATTGAGATAAGCGACGATCTGCTGAAGCTTTTGGCTGAAACAGTCGTTAACTTGGGAATTAAAACTAACAGGGCCGAGATAGCCACGATAAAGACGGCTAAAGCAATAGCCGCCCTAAACGGAAGGAGAAGGGTCTCACTTGAAGATCTGGAGAAGGCTATGGAATTAGCTTTACCGCACCGCTTGAGGGACAAGCCCTTCCAAAAGCCGCCGCAGATGAGGCCCCCAAAGCCTAAAGAGGATAAGGAGCACAATCACGACCACAAACACAACCATAAGCATGAGCACAAGAAGGAAGAAAAAAGTGAAAGCACTCGAAGTCAGGGGATTGGAAATTTAGAACAGAATTTTCGTTCAAGTGAAGCTAAAATACCAAGGATAGAGAGCAAAAACTTTGGGAGCAATGACTTTACAGGCTACCGCTCCTCCCGTGATGCCAGCGTTACAGTAATAAACTTTCCCAGAGGTGTTCCAGTTTCATATCTTCCACCTACCAACGGCAAAATTAAGGACGTTGATTTTTACAGTTCCTTGGTTTGGGCAGTTTTGAATGGAAAAAAGCCTCCAATAAGGCTTGATTTAAAGGACGTTCGTGTTAGGGTTAGGAAGGCAAAGGCACCAACGCTCTGGGTTTTGCTCCTGGATTCAAGCGGAAGCATGGCTGTGCAGAAGAGAATCAGCATCGCAAAGGGAATAGCGGAGAAATTGGTTGAGAACGGATACATAAAGAAGTCAAAGGTAGCTTTGATAGTTGCAAAAGGTAGCCAGGCGGAAATATTTGTCCCGCCCACTAAAAACTACCTTAAAGTCCTTGATGCTATTGAGAACGTTCCCACCGGAGGAAGGACACCTTTAAGCTCCGCCCTCTATAATCTTCTTCTGCTTGCTGAACGTGAGAGGAGAAAAGACAAGTCCCTGAAAGTTAGGGCATTCTTGATAACAGACGGAAAGGCCAACGTTCCGCTTTTTGGAAAGCGAATCAAAGATGAAATAATCGAGCTGGCAAAAGCTCTGAGGAGAAAGGAAATAGAACTTAATATCTACGACACAAGGGGTGGGGGAATAAATCCGGGGATTTCGTATGTCTCGTTGTTGAAAGAAGTTGCAAAAGCCAAAGTTTACAGGGCGTGAGAACTTGACTTTTTGACTCTTCACCTGATTCCCAAGTGCCCAACATAGTTTTTAAACGCTTAATTAATTTAGAGAATTGGGAAGAACATGATAGCGGCAGTACTGGCTGGTGGGAAGTCCCGAAGATTTGGAGACGATAAGCTACTTTACAAAGTTGATGGAAAGCCCATTGTTATGCATACCATAGAGCGATTGCTGAAAGCTGAGAATATTGATGATGTAGTAATCGTTACATGCCAGGAAAAAAAGGAAGACTTTGAGGCATTGGGGTTTAGAGTTCTTATTGATGACCTCTTAGTTGGACCGATTGGTGGCATTTTTGTGGCTCTAAAAGAGGTTGGCGACGCCTTCATTGCGGCTGGAGATTTGCCCCTAATAAATCCCAAATTTGTGGACTACATTGTTGAACGCTTTTATGAGAGTAAGTCCTTGGCATGCATCCCGATGTGGGCAAATGGTTATATAGAGCCACTGCATGCTGTCTACTCCAAGGATTTTCTCCCAATTTTAAAAGAGCAGATAAAGAAAGGAGAGTATATGATTCGAAAAGCGGTAGAAAGGGTAGATCCTTGCTATATCCTGATTGATGACTTTCCTGAAGAATTTAAAGAGAGCTTCTTCAACATAAACACGAAGCATGATTTAAAGCGTCTTCTGGATTGAGCATTCTCACAGTGTCTTCGCAAGGATCACAAATCTGTCAAGGACTTTGGGCTGGAAAGCTTGAATTTTCTCAAGGTCTTTTTCCGAGATTGAAGTCCTGATCTCTCTGAATCCTAACTCCTTTGCTCTGCTTCCAATCTGCAAAATGAGTTCCTCAATGTTGTCTCCCCATGCATATACCGTTGCAATGTCTTTTCCAAAGAAGCTTCCCTCAAGGATATAATAACTCCCTCCGATTTGTCCGCTTTCAAAGTAAAGAGCATCATCTATCCCAGCTATTCTATCCTTGAATGGTGTGAACCAATGATCGTATGAGCTCTGAAACTTCCCAAGGATCATTTCTTTGTCTTTAACTTCTTTCCAAGAGAATTCTCGAATGTTAATTTCTTTGGCATCTTTATTCGGAAGCATTGAGAGGTTTAGACTAATGAAGCAACCTTTGTGAAGAATGTCTTTAATTCCAACCTTTTCATAAAACCCAACTGCTTCTTTCTCTGGTGTTACAGTTAAAAGTTCGCACTTCTCTTTTCTTGCAAGCTCTTCAGCCGCTTTTACAAGTTCCCGCCCTATTCCTTGTCCTCTAAATTCCCTGTGAACTTCAAGGACGTCTATGTGGGCTACCTTCCTGGTTCTTCCATTTATAAGCTCTTTGCTTATGAAGAGCTCCAATTCTCCAACAATTCTGCCTTCAATTTCCGCTACCAGTGGAATCTGCCCGTTAAGAAGGAGGTTATTTAAATGAATGGCACATGTTTCAATACTCATCCAAGGTCCGCCGTGTAGGTATCTTTCTTTGAGAGTTAAATTATCGTAGGAATCTGGTTCTCTTCTCTGTCCATTTTCGTAGTGATACCACTCCCCTATATCGGAACAGTGAACATCAACGATACCTCTGGTATCTTCAAGCTTTGCAATCCTAATATCCATTCCATCACCAGTGAAAATTGAAAAAAGGATCAAAGCTCAGCTTCGCCTAAAAATTCAAGCAAGTCCAGCAATCTTCTATCTTTAACTTTAAGCACTGCCTCACTTACTTCTTCCCTTCCAACCTTGCCATCTTTGAACAGTGCAATTGCTTTAATGCCCTCAAAGAAGTCCTTCAGCTCTGGAACGGCATTGGTGAACATGTCAATGTTGTTGTAAATTATTTCAAATTCATCTTCTATCATGAGCTGCCAGATTACGTCAATCAGTGCATCAAATGCAATATCAAAGTACTCTCCCTCCTTAGCCTCTATCATAGCATAGAGACACTCCTGCAGAGCGGCTTCGTAATTGTCTTGCTCTTCAAATATTTCTTCAAATGCCAAGTGAATTTGGGCTTTGAGCTGAGGTTTGTTAAGAACCTTCGGCAAGATTTTGGCTAATTCTGCTTTTGCTGTCGGAATGTCTCCTTTCTCAAAAGTTACATATGCCCTGTAAATTTTAATGTGAAGAACATCTTCCTCTCTTTCAAGCTCTTTTAGGATTTCTTCCGATTTTTTCATTAGTTCAAGTGCTTTGTCATATTCCATTAATTCCTCATGGATAAGCGCCATGTTGTAGTAAACCTTTGCGATGTTCTCCTTGTTTCCTCTCTCGGTTTCTTTCTCTAACAGTTGCCTATAGAGATCAAGGGACTTCTCAAGATTTCCAATAAGGAAGTACAAATCTGCAAGGTGATATTTAGCCTCGAATGTGTCTTCCTTCTCGGCAAGTTTTTCGAATTCCGATATTTTATCAATCTCAAGGAATTCAAGATAATAGTAAACAACCAATTTGTAAAGCTCAAAGTCTTTACACTCTAATGCCAATTTCTCAGCTTTTTCGAGAACCTCTTTTAAGTCCTCTTCGCTGAGTTCGTCAACTTTGTAGTACAAAAGGGTTGCAACCTTTTTGCAGTCCTTCTCTTGGATTGCTTTAAGAATCTCCTCCATACATTCACCCCTGATATTTTTGGAGCTTTGAATATTTAACCTTATGCACCAAAGCAAAGCTTTTAAGTATTACTCACTATAGTAAAAACAAAAATGCTCAGTGGTGAAGTTTATGAGAAAACTTCCATTGATCTTAGTAGTTCTGAATCTTTTTTCATTGGTTATGGTCAGTGCCTACAGCTTTAACTTTTCTGTTGACAACTACGAGATAATTGAAAAGCCAACTTTTGCCTGGGCTGATTTTGGCAGTACAACGTTTGAGTGGCACGGTTATGAGCTGAACACAACCGACTATCTCTACTGGGCTGGAATCCTTGTTTCTGTCTCTGACAACTGCACGTTGAAGGATGAGGTTAAGATTGTTGACAAAAATGGGAAGAGACTCCATGTGGGTTACGGTACTTCACCTGCAGGAGGGACTCTATATATTCCGATTTTTGAAGCGGATTTGTATTCATCTCCCGGTCTCAACGGAGGTCCTTACACATTCAACATAACCTTAAG
This genomic window contains:
- the cobN gene encoding cobaltochelatase subunit CobN — protein: MICLIIGYGARALPLLQEILREEGIKGIVLTDQNCERELDKVETAGVIFVYAHELPEIVKEKIRDSKAKVIACAGLESLTNVPEEVVIKAKTYYVLGGEKNLRNLIRFLAGLTGKAIEYEEPEEVPMHGIYHPDFGVFESLDKYLEVYKKRPLVGVLFWRSAWLYKEFKPIGELIKALEEEGFGVIPVFTYGKDSTTGLGREKSEAVEEFFMRDGKPIIEALVSLISFGTVDLKNLQKLNVPVFAPVRSYYQSLEEWEKSEQGVDYMTQVYGVIIPEVAGAIEPIFIAGTRNIEGYKVGEPYEEHMKYLAKRVKKWVELRKKPKSEVKIAIVLINPPCKGLEANIGVGLGLDVPESIVRLLHRLKEEGYYVGEDLPKSGKELIKLILEKKAISEFRWTSVEDIVKSGGAVDFVGLEEYLEWFNELPDDLRERIIKDWGKPEDVLAGKVDKALVGMVYDGKFVVPGIRFGNVFITPQPKFGCAGARCDGKVCRILHDPKIVPPHQWWAVYRWITRKFKADVMIHFGTHGYLEFRPGKGVGLSPSCVPEASLDEVPHLYVYVVSNPMEGVIAKRRGYATLIDHMYPPMGMAEVLDDLDSLLTQYAKAKSLGDEARRKKIYEQILEKAKENKLRIANPEDEEQAIEEIHRYVELMRGSQINLGLHIFGHPPKEPERLAEYIATAMAYDSYASPSIRRVIAEAVGIDYDEIRKNPLGTTNSFTNRELLEIFHKIAVKSLECLLKGESFGVIEEEIEKFGFKLKNKEKLEETFRKALEVAEKIIECEKEYEGFLKGLSGEHVEPGPSGAITRGKFEILPTGRNFYAVDPRTLPTKAAWQIGVETAQKLLKAYKEKHGRYPESVGQVLWSIDGYKADGEQIAQILYLIGVRPVWKGDVVAGLEVIPLEELGRPRIDVLVRISGIVRDTLPNYIYLIDEAIEKVVMLDEPLEMNYIKKHYIEHIKKLIELGKSFEEAQRFARFRVFSAPPGAYGAGVNLAVESSGWKSEEDLAKVWVQWSGYAYGKDAFGVEAHESLVLNLKEVDVINRNHISDEHDPTNCCCYFAYHGGFKTAVDALTGKNIEVVQTDTRDISDAKIVDMKVELERVVRAKLLNERWIEEMKKHGYRGASEFSKKILHLYGWEATTKLVEDWVFDEIAQKYVLNEEMRRWFEEHNPYAIEEIARRLIEAYERGLWKTSDELIEKLMEVYSEIEGILEESLGEGEVQGGTIEIYTAEDDEHWNEKIEEVDKIWSLVKNA
- a CDS encoding VWA domain-containing protein, producing MEPREKRLVFPFSAIVGQEKAKLALLCVAVNPLIGGVLLKGDKGTGKSTLVRALANVLPEIEVVDGCPFNCNPRNPLEMCDSCYERYERGEELPVAKRKMRVVDLPLSVTIDRLVGTVDVERFLKEGKKALQPGILAEANRNVLYIDEVNLLDDYIADSLLDAAAMGWNTIEREGISFRHPARFILIGSMNPEEGELRPQILDRFGLCVEVSAPMNPEERIEIVKRVEEFHEDPISFYKKFESEENKLTERVVKAREILPKIEISDDLLKLLAETVVNLGIKTNRAEIATIKTAKAIAALNGRRRVSLEDLEKAMELALPHRLRDKPFQKPPQMRPPKPKEDKEHNHDHKHNHKHEHKKEEKSESTRSQGIGNLEQNFRSSEAKIPRIESKNFGSNDFTGYRSSRDASVTVINFPRGVPVSYLPPTNGKIKDVDFYSSLVWAVLNGKKPPIRLDLKDVRVRVRKAKAPTLWVLLLDSSGSMAVQKRISIAKGIAEKLVENGYIKKSKVALIVAKGSQAEIFVPPTKNYLKVLDAIENVPTGGRTPLSSALYNLLLLAERERRKDKSLKVRAFLITDGKANVPLFGKRIKDEIIELAKALRRKEIELNIYDTRGGGINPGISYVSLLKEVAKAKVYRA
- the mobA gene encoding molybdenum cofactor guanylyltransferase MobA, with amino-acid sequence MIAAVLAGGKSRRFGDDKLLYKVDGKPIVMHTIERLLKAENIDDVVIVTCQEKKEDFEALGFRVLIDDLLVGPIGGIFVALKEVGDAFIAAGDLPLINPKFVDYIVERFYESKSLACIPMWANGYIEPLHAVYSKDFLPILKEQIKKGEYMIRKAVERVDPCYILIDDFPEEFKESFFNINTKHDLKRLLD
- a CDS encoding GNAT family N-acetyltransferase; this translates as MDIRIAKLEDTRGIVDVHCSDIGEWYHYENGQRREPDSYDNLTLKERYLHGGPWMSIETCAIHLNNLLLNGQIPLVAEIEGRIVGELELFISKELINGRTRKVAHIDVLEVHREFRGQGIGRELVKAAEELARKEKCELLTVTPEKEAVGFYEKVGIKDILHKGCFISLNLSMLPNKDAKEINIREFSWKEVKDKEMILGKFQSSYDHWFTPFKDRIAGIDDALYFESGQIGGSYYILEGSFFGKDIATVYAWGDNIEELILQIGSRAKELGFREIRTSISEKDLEKIQAFQPKVLDRFVILAKTL
- a CDS encoding tetratricopeptide repeat protein, which produces MEEILKAIQEKDCKKVATLLYYKVDELSEEDLKEVLEKAEKLALECKDFELYKLVVYYYLEFLEIDKISEFEKLAEKEDTFEAKYHLADLYFLIGNLEKSLDLYRQLLEKETERGNKENIAKVYYNMALIHEELMEYDKALELMKKSEEILKELEREEDVLHIKIYRAYVTFEKGDIPTAKAELAKILPKVLNKPQLKAQIHLAFEEIFEEQDNYEAALQECLYAMIEAKEGEYFDIAFDALIDVIWQLMIEDEFEIIYNNIDMFTNAVPELKDFFEGIKAIALFKDGKVGREEVSEAVLKVKDRRLLDLLEFLGEAEL